The following coding sequences lie in one Prosthecobacter vanneervenii genomic window:
- a CDS encoding SIR2 family protein, giving the protein MPHPPSDPEKALREAISNGNIVFVAGTGVSMSATFDPAKKASHPQASWAGLLKHGVDEAERMGRLAGKKAALYRSMLDVDPTTQNLISAATAVTDAFGGVSSGIFKDWLAATIGTIRPINRDIIDALHALRQADNLLATTNYDDVLLDHPSPLVPITWTDGDDIIGAQRNREFDKIIYLHGYWKRPETVILNGRSYDQIARHEEYRDDLAAFWRTTTWVYVGCGISGLNDPDFGLLLERHGERARGAQHWDFCLVHKNDRAAFQKHFDDLELNIVAVSYGDNHGALPAFLRTLLPAPVSHVSATALAPSPCTIPRPPAFYAEPDYIGSHKFVGRAAELQILSDWAAPADPTNLLLFEAIGGNGKSMLTWEWTTNPRHALAARPADKPWAGRFWYSFYEGGACMADFCHHALAYMTGRPLEDFAKKKTAYLKDDLLALLHANPWLLILDGLERILVAYHRIDAAEVPDEEANIPTDKIANRNPCDAIRDEDNDLLRALAAAAPSKLLVSSRLTPRVLLNPSGQPIPGAKRITLPGLRPPDAEALLRSCGIEGKSDAIQSYLTANCDNHPLVIGILGGLIANYLPARGDFDAWSAAADGGAPLDLASLDLIQRRNHILEAAIQKLPDASRQLLSTLALLTDSLDYETLKAFNPHLSPDPKKLQGTVKDLEQRGLLQWDGRTRKYDLHPVVRGVASGAMAAADRERHGQRVVDHFTAQPHRPYDDAETLEDVRSGLHVVRALLKLGHYQQAADAYAGALSDALFFNLNAYAEVLSLLKPFFPNGWGELPKEVTARDSSYLAACAAIALDSCGEPAAALAAYGTALRVDLKAEDWTNTTTVLRNISATQSAQNRLARELRTDSFALEVAKLSEDKEGVFRGRLNLFAHQSRLGQWAEAAATWSLLAPMGRAWSRAVYRPGFAERLYAQFHFWQGSLQEAHLAEAERLAVQGKNRTTIRNLHRLRGDWRLTQGEWALAAASYQEAVRLARDTRSVIDADSETGLALAKHHLGQLANPREEAERLSTITSGHLLAQLWLALGDTEQAKHHALAAYQWAWADGEPYVHRYELTQTTELLRQMNVPIPNLPPYDPAKDEKLPWEDEVRAAIENLRDKKGMGD; this is encoded by the coding sequence ATGCCTCATCCACCCTCTGATCCAGAAAAGGCTCTTCGTGAAGCGATCTCCAATGGCAACATCGTCTTCGTGGCGGGCACGGGTGTGTCAATGTCCGCCACTTTTGATCCAGCTAAAAAGGCATCCCATCCGCAGGCTTCGTGGGCGGGGCTCTTGAAGCATGGCGTGGACGAAGCCGAGCGCATGGGGCGACTCGCAGGCAAAAAAGCAGCCCTTTATCGTTCGATGCTCGATGTTGATCCCACGACACAAAATCTCATCTCCGCTGCCACCGCAGTGACCGATGCATTCGGTGGCGTCAGCTCTGGCATCTTCAAGGACTGGCTGGCGGCCACCATCGGAACGATCCGCCCCATCAACCGCGACATCATTGATGCCCTTCACGCTCTTCGTCAGGCAGACAACCTGCTCGCGACCACCAATTACGATGATGTCTTGCTGGATCATCCCTCCCCCTTGGTTCCGATCACTTGGACGGATGGGGATGACATCATCGGTGCGCAACGAAACCGCGAATTCGACAAGATCATCTACCTTCACGGCTATTGGAAAAGGCCCGAGACGGTCATTTTGAATGGACGTTCCTATGATCAGATCGCGCGGCATGAAGAATACCGTGACGATCTCGCCGCCTTCTGGCGCACCACGACTTGGGTTTACGTCGGTTGCGGCATCAGCGGCCTCAATGACCCCGACTTCGGCTTGCTCCTGGAACGCCACGGCGAACGAGCACGCGGTGCTCAGCATTGGGACTTCTGTCTCGTTCACAAGAATGACCGCGCCGCCTTCCAAAAGCATTTCGACGACCTTGAGCTCAACATCGTCGCCGTTTCCTATGGGGACAATCACGGCGCACTGCCAGCCTTCCTCCGCACCTTGCTGCCCGCTCCAGTCTCTCACGTCAGCGCGACGGCATTGGCCCCTTCTCCATGCACAATCCCCCGCCCCCCAGCGTTCTACGCTGAACCCGACTACATCGGCTCCCACAAATTCGTCGGACGCGCTGCCGAGTTGCAAATCCTATCCGACTGGGCCGCGCCAGCCGATCCCACGAACCTCCTTCTCTTCGAAGCCATTGGCGGCAACGGCAAGAGCATGCTCACCTGGGAGTGGACGACCAATCCCCGGCACGCCCTCGCCGCGCGCCCGGCGGACAAGCCCTGGGCCGGGCGCTTCTGGTATTCGTTCTACGAGGGTGGCGCGTGCATGGCCGATTTCTGCCACCACGCCCTCGCCTACATGACGGGCCGCCCGCTGGAGGACTTTGCGAAAAAGAAAACCGCCTACCTGAAGGACGACCTCCTCGCCCTGCTTCACGCCAATCCGTGGCTGCTCATCCTCGATGGACTCGAGCGCATACTCGTCGCCTACCACCGCATTGATGCCGCCGAAGTCCCCGACGAGGAGGCGAACATCCCGACCGACAAAATCGCCAACCGCAACCCCTGCGACGCCATCCGCGACGAGGACAACGACCTCCTACGCGCCCTCGCCGCCGCCGCCCCGTCAAAGCTCCTCGTCAGCTCCCGCCTCACCCCGCGCGTCCTGCTGAATCCCTCCGGCCAGCCCATCCCCGGCGCGAAGCGCATCACCCTCCCCGGCCTGCGCCCGCCGGATGCCGAGGCCCTCCTGCGCTCCTGCGGCATCGAGGGGAAAAGTGACGCCATCCAGAGCTACCTCACCGCCAACTGCGACAACCACCCGCTCGTCATCGGCATCCTCGGCGGCCTCATCGCCAACTACCTGCCCGCGCGCGGCGACTTCGACGCCTGGTCCGCCGCCGCCGACGGCGGAGCCCCGCTCGACCTCGCCAGCCTCGACCTCATCCAGCGCCGCAACCACATCCTTGAGGCTGCTATCCAAAAGCTGCCCGATGCCAGCCGCCAGCTCCTCTCCACCCTTGCCCTGCTCACCGACTCCTTGGACTACGAGACGCTTAAAGCCTTCAATCCCCACCTGTCGCCCGACCCAAAGAAGCTACAAGGCACCGTCAAGGACCTGGAGCAGCGCGGCCTGCTGCAATGGGATGGCCGCACGCGGAAGTATGACCTGCACCCCGTCGTCCGCGGCGTCGCCTCGGGCGCGATGGCGGCGGCGGACCGCGAACGCCACGGCCAGCGCGTGGTGGACCACTTCACCGCCCAGCCCCACCGCCCCTACGACGATGCCGAGACGCTGGAGGACGTGCGCAGCGGCCTGCACGTCGTCCGTGCCCTGCTCAAGCTCGGCCACTACCAGCAGGCAGCGGATGCCTATGCGGGTGCTTTGTCGGATGCGCTCTTTTTCAACCTCAATGCCTATGCCGAGGTCTTGTCTTTGCTGAAGCCCTTCTTCCCCAACGGCTGGGGCGAACTGCCGAAGGAGGTGACAGCCAGAGACAGTTCCTATCTGGCAGCTTGCGCAGCGATCGCCTTGGACTCTTGCGGTGAACCGGCTGCCGCCCTCGCCGCTTACGGCACGGCCCTGCGAGTTGACTTGAAAGCCGAAGACTGGACGAACACGACGACTGTTCTCCGCAATATCTCGGCCACTCAGTCCGCCCAGAATCGGCTCGCCCGAGAGCTCCGCACCGATTCCTTCGCCTTGGAGGTCGCCAAGTTGAGCGAAGACAAAGAAGGCGTTTTCAGGGGTCGGCTCAACCTTTTCGCCCACCAGTCGAGGCTGGGCCAGTGGGCGGAGGCCGCCGCCACCTGGAGCCTGCTTGCCCCCATGGGCCGCGCTTGGTCGCGCGCCGTCTATCGGCCCGGATTCGCTGAAAGGCTTTACGCCCAGTTTCACTTCTGGCAGGGCAGCTTGCAGGAGGCGCACCTAGCCGAGGCCGAGCGCCTGGCGGTCCAGGGCAAAAACCGCACCACCATCCGAAATCTCCACCGCCTGCGCGGCGACTGGCGGCTCACGCAGGGCGAGTGGGCGCTGGCGGCGGCGAGCTACCAGGAGGCCGTGCGCCTGGCCCGCGATACCCGGTCGGTCATTGATGCCGACTCCGAGACCGGCCTCGCCCTGGCCAAGCACCACCTCGGCCAGCTCGCCAATCCCCGCGAAGAAGCCGAGCGCCTCTCCACGATTACATCGGGCCACCTCCTCGCCCAGCTCTGGCTGGCCCTTGGCGACACCGAGCAGGCGAAGCACCACGCCCTCGCCGCCTACCAATGGGCCTGGGCCGATGGGGAGCCGTATGTGCACCGCTACGAACTCACCCAGACCACCGAACTGCTCCGGCAGATGAACGTTCCCATCCCCAACCTGCCGCCCTACGACCCCGCCAAGGACGAGAAGCTGCCGTGGGAAGATGAGGTGCGCGCCGCCATCGAAAATCTCCGCGACAAGAAGGGCATGGGAGATTGA
- a CDS encoding DNA translocase FtsK: MSRAAAARPPRARSTDEKESPWNDVFGIGFLMVACLLLLALISYDPRDMPSWSFLALSESSGEVTHNFVGRVGALMAGHMLWLMGYAAYLLPFSMTWFGVCKLHSKIRVTRAAWLGVAIMIISGAALLEVQNLLTERDHFTPLGGSGGLGFVIGGTLLKHLLGKAGATLLLGTAYMGGLFLVTGQHPLSVIQNIRAEITRWKTEREAQRLIAEKLAEEAASTVPGTLTPVPEGLRKKKKDKSGEIRGDTPVATGPATNMELPLQFEPPPPKIIDSSVSRAHDDRSDKPKLAEVWEKKRAQKIEQAPHGSLGNLTKLFKDYKLPSMELLKWPEDTGRAPTNTSELLGIQATIVKALASFGITVEPGDITRGPAITRYEVRPVDGLRVSRIANLDADIARATRAERINILAPIPGKDTVGIELANSEKTIVPLRELLEDDVFVNGKAKLPVALGKDVYGKTIIGDLAIMPHLLVAGATGSGKSVCINSIVTSLICRFAPDELRFIMIDPKVVEMQSYEELPHLALPVVTDPKKALLALRWVVKEMENRYQIFAQEGCRNFETFNNRNRKRKAEADAARAARNAAAPAATKAGVDDASVSAAFAKEAAEEAAVPKTAEVGTVDGDTDLRDASGTWLGDSQAPAPRKQEVVIPDTMPYIVVIVDELADLMQTAPADIEVAIARITQMARAAGIHLIVATQTPRADVITGVIKANIPTRIAFQVSSALDSRVILDRKGAENLVGKGDMLYVPPGGAQPVRSQGALVTDDEIHALVEHCVAQGKPVFDVKVDDENGEFGDDDDMGEDGVSSEEQECLEKCLEVIRQEKKASTSLLQRRLRLGYGKAARMIDILEDRGIIGPGEGAKPREILVQMD, from the coding sequence ATGAGCCGCGCCGCTGCAGCCCGCCCCCCTCGCGCCCGATCCACGGACGAGAAAGAGAGCCCATGGAATGATGTCTTTGGCATCGGCTTTCTCATGGTGGCCTGCCTGCTGCTGCTGGCGCTGATCTCGTATGATCCTCGGGACATGCCCTCGTGGTCCTTTCTGGCGCTCTCTGAGTCCTCCGGCGAGGTGACGCATAATTTTGTGGGCCGTGTGGGCGCTTTGATGGCGGGCCATATGCTGTGGCTCATGGGCTACGCGGCCTACCTGCTGCCTTTCAGCATGACGTGGTTTGGCGTGTGCAAGCTGCACTCCAAGATCAGGGTCACGCGTGCGGCGTGGCTGGGCGTGGCCATCATGATCATCAGCGGCGCGGCGCTGCTGGAGGTGCAGAACCTGCTCACGGAGCGGGATCACTTCACACCGCTGGGCGGTTCCGGCGGGCTGGGCTTTGTCATTGGCGGCACGCTGCTGAAGCACCTGCTGGGAAAGGCTGGCGCTACGCTGCTCCTCGGCACGGCCTACATGGGCGGACTCTTTCTCGTCACCGGTCAGCATCCGCTATCGGTCATTCAAAACATCCGTGCGGAGATCACCCGCTGGAAGACCGAGCGCGAGGCGCAGCGCCTGATCGCCGAAAAGCTGGCGGAAGAAGCGGCCAGCACCGTGCCCGGTACGCTGACGCCAGTGCCGGAAGGATTGCGAAAGAAGAAGAAGGACAAGAGCGGCGAGATCCGTGGCGACACACCAGTCGCCACCGGCCCTGCGACCAACATGGAACTGCCGCTGCAGTTTGAGCCGCCACCGCCCAAGATCATCGACTCCTCCGTGTCCCGCGCGCACGATGACCGCAGCGACAAACCCAAGCTGGCCGAGGTGTGGGAAAAGAAGCGCGCGCAGAAGATCGAGCAGGCACCGCACGGATCGCTGGGAAATCTCACCAAGCTTTTCAAGGACTACAAGCTGCCCTCCATGGAGCTGCTGAAATGGCCTGAGGACACAGGCCGTGCCCCCACCAACACGAGCGAGCTGCTGGGCATCCAGGCCACCATCGTCAAGGCGCTGGCCAGTTTCGGCATCACGGTGGAGCCGGGAGACATCACGCGCGGCCCTGCCATCACGCGCTACGAGGTGCGCCCTGTGGATGGTCTGCGCGTCAGCCGCATCGCCAATCTGGACGCCGACATCGCCCGCGCCACCCGTGCGGAGCGCATCAACATCCTGGCCCCTATTCCAGGGAAGGACACCGTGGGCATCGAGCTGGCCAACTCGGAGAAGACCATCGTGCCGCTGCGCGAGCTGCTGGAGGACGATGTCTTCGTCAATGGCAAGGCCAAGCTGCCGGTGGCGCTGGGCAAGGATGTGTATGGCAAGACGATCATCGGCGATCTGGCCATCATGCCGCACCTGCTGGTGGCGGGTGCCACGGGCAGCGGAAAGAGCGTGTGCATCAACAGCATCGTCACCAGCCTGATCTGCCGCTTTGCGCCGGATGAGCTGCGCTTCATCATGATCGACCCCAAGGTCGTGGAAATGCAGAGCTACGAGGAACTGCCGCATCTGGCGCTGCCGGTGGTCACCGATCCCAAGAAAGCGCTGCTGGCCCTGCGCTGGGTGGTGAAGGAGATGGAAAACCGCTACCAGATCTTTGCGCAGGAGGGCTGCCGCAATTTCGAGACCTTCAACAACCGCAATCGCAAGCGCAAGGCCGAGGCGGATGCCGCCCGTGCTGCACGCAATGCCGCCGCACCCGCTGCCACCAAGGCCGGTGTGGACGACGCGAGTGTGTCCGCCGCCTTTGCCAAAGAGGCTGCTGAAGAAGCCGCCGTACCCAAGACCGCCGAAGTGGGTACCGTGGACGGAGACACCGATCTGCGGGATGCCAGCGGCACCTGGCTGGGAGACTCTCAGGCCCCGGCACCGCGCAAGCAGGAGGTCGTCATCCCCGATACGATGCCCTACATCGTGGTGATCGTGGACGAGCTGGCTGACCTGATGCAGACCGCTCCGGCTGACATCGAAGTGGCCATCGCCCGCATCACGCAGATGGCGCGTGCGGCCGGCATTCACCTCATCGTGGCCACGCAGACACCGCGTGCGGACGTGATCACCGGCGTGATCAAGGCCAACATCCCCACGCGCATCGCCTTCCAGGTATCCTCCGCACTCGACAGCCGCGTGATCCTGGACCGCAAAGGCGCCGAGAATCTCGTGGGCAAAGGGGACATGCTCTACGTGCCGCCCGGCGGTGCGCAGCCTGTGCGCAGCCAGGGCGCGCTCGTCACCGATGACGAAATCCACGCGCTGGTGGAGCACTGCGTCGCGCAGGGCAAGCCGGTCTTTGATGTCAAAGTCGATGACGAAAACGGCGAGTTTGGCGATGACGATGACATGGGCGAAGATGGCGTGAGCTCCGAGGAGCAGGAGTGCCTGGAGAAGTGCCTCGAAGTGATCCGCCAGGAGAAGAAAGCCAGCACCAGCCTGCTGCAGCGCCGCCTCCGCCTCGGCTACGGCAAAGCCGCCCGCATGATCGACATCCTCGAAGACCGCGGCATCATCGGCCCCGGAGAAGGAGCCAAGCCGCGCGAGATTCTGGTGCAGATGGATTGA
- a CDS encoding c-type cytochrome domain-containing protein, with the protein MKPTLALTLAAVLALGVSTTSTTRAQDAGKVDFEKQVLPVLKESCFKCHEKEHEDGGKIKKPKGGLRLDGAAVIMKGGKEYPNENVVAGKPEASWLVKTMALPDSDDLAMPPEGKGDRVSAANIDLIKKWISEGANFGAWKGVE; encoded by the coding sequence ATGAAACCAACACTCGCCCTCACCCTCGCTGCCGTGCTCGCCCTCGGCGTTTCCACCACCTCCACCACCCGTGCGCAGGACGCAGGCAAGGTGGACTTTGAAAAGCAGGTGCTTCCCGTCCTCAAAGAAAGCTGCTTCAAGTGCCACGAGAAGGAGCATGAAGACGGCGGCAAGATCAAGAAGCCCAAAGGCGGCCTCCGTCTGGACGGCGCTGCGGTCATCATGAAGGGCGGCAAGGAATACCCGAATGAAAACGTCGTGGCCGGCAAGCCCGAAGCCAGCTGGCTGGTGAAGACCATGGCCCTCCCGGACAGCGACGACCTCGCCATGCCCCCGGAAGGCAAGGGCGACCGCGTCTCCGCCGCCAACATCGACCTCATCAAGAAGTGGATCTCCGAAGGCGCGAACTTCGGTGCCTGGAAGGGTGTGGAATAA
- a CDS encoding SAM-dependent methyltransferase: MNAPFRFTTCRAGSEPALKRDIAAHFSGELTPAFMKPQFITWKLRHPDFVPPGSLSHFARVSGISIGLCKSVPELVEQARQCAGRRPVRLHVFPRVTDEDGVPAADWQRVDALTADISRALQQAGVLLETRLPFATGDLVLDVIVGETADEPLFLGCHQHQPGMHTQPGGLPRITLPEDVPSRAWLKLEQALAWRGWDKMDARGHTTVDLGCAPGGATYAMLQRGMNVLGIDTGEMDPRVDKLAQEKRARFEHWRAPVGRVHLDDLPQDIALLLCDINLSPPQVIPEIRRIQSAVQARRMILTLKLNSPALEDRAHEFIEAIRSFAPQPVFATQLAGNRREICVTAG; this comes from the coding sequence ATGAACGCCCCCTTCCGCTTCACCACCTGCCGCGCAGGCTCCGAGCCCGCGCTCAAGCGCGACATCGCCGCCCACTTCTCCGGCGAGCTCACGCCGGCCTTCATGAAGCCGCAGTTCATCACCTGGAAGCTGCGCCACCCGGACTTTGTCCCACCCGGCAGCCTGAGCCACTTTGCGCGCGTCAGCGGCATCTCCATCGGCCTTTGCAAATCGGTGCCCGAGCTCGTGGAGCAGGCCCGCCAGTGCGCAGGCCGCCGCCCGGTGCGCCTGCATGTCTTTCCCCGTGTGACGGATGAGGATGGCGTGCCCGCCGCCGACTGGCAGCGCGTGGACGCCCTGACCGCAGACATCTCCCGCGCACTGCAGCAGGCAGGCGTGCTGCTGGAGACACGCCTCCCCTTTGCCACGGGCGATCTGGTGCTGGACGTCATCGTGGGAGAAACCGCTGACGAGCCCCTCTTTCTCGGCTGCCATCAGCACCAGCCCGGCATGCACACCCAGCCCGGCGGCCTGCCGCGCATCACCCTGCCGGAGGACGTGCCCTCGCGCGCCTGGCTCAAGCTGGAGCAGGCCCTGGCCTGGCGCGGCTGGGACAAGATGGACGCACGCGGCCACACCACCGTGGATCTCGGCTGCGCACCAGGCGGAGCCACCTATGCCATGCTGCAGCGCGGCATGAACGTCCTCGGCATCGACACCGGGGAGATGGACCCGCGTGTCGATAAACTGGCGCAGGAAAAGCGTGCCCGCTTTGAGCACTGGCGCGCCCCCGTGGGCCGTGTGCATCTGGACGACCTGCCGCAAGACATCGCCCTGCTGCTCTGCGACATCAATCTCTCCCCGCCCCAGGTCATCCCCGAGATCCGCCGCATCCAGTCCGCCGTGCAGGCACGCCGCATGATCCTCACCCTGAAGCTGAACTCCCCTGCCCTGGAAGACCGCGCGCATGAGTTCATCGAGGCCATCCGCTCCTTCGCCCCGCAGCCCGTCTTCGCCACCCAGCTCGCGGGAAATCGGCGGGAGATCTGCGTCACCGCAGGGTGA
- the mutM gene encoding bifunctional DNA-formamidopyrimidine glycosylase/DNA-(apurinic or apyrimidinic site) lyase produces MPELPEVETTLRGVLPHVIGKKVREVMVRDKRMRWPVPDEIHEIEGCRIESGERRAKYMLFGTAKGTLLLHLGMSGNLRVLPADTPFKKHDHMAITMEDGRQLRLHDPRRFGAALWIEGDPAEHALLKDLGPEPLGEEFTVETLHAACAGKTAAIKQVIMDAHVVVGVGNIYASEALFMAGIDPRQPAGKVSKPRLTKLVQAIRKVLAASIKMGGTTLRDFVNESGEPGYFKQTLRVYDREGEPCRVCEAPVKRIVQGQRATYFCPKCQK; encoded by the coding sequence ATGCCTGAACTCCCTGAAGTCGAAACCACGCTGCGCGGTGTGCTGCCGCATGTGATTGGGAAGAAGGTGCGGGAGGTGATGGTGAGAGATAAACGGATGCGGTGGCCGGTGCCGGATGAGATTCATGAGATTGAGGGCTGCCGCATTGAGTCGGGGGAGCGGCGGGCGAAGTACATGCTGTTTGGCACGGCCAAGGGCACGCTGCTCCTGCATCTGGGCATGTCGGGAAACCTGCGGGTGCTGCCGGCGGACACGCCTTTCAAGAAGCATGATCATATGGCGATCACGATGGAGGATGGGCGGCAACTGCGGCTGCATGATCCGCGCCGGTTTGGCGCGGCGCTGTGGATCGAGGGAGATCCGGCGGAGCATGCGCTGCTGAAGGATCTGGGGCCGGAGCCGCTGGGAGAGGAGTTTACGGTGGAGACGCTGCACGCGGCGTGCGCCGGAAAGACGGCGGCGATCAAGCAGGTGATCATGGACGCGCATGTGGTGGTGGGCGTGGGCAACATCTACGCGAGCGAGGCGCTCTTCATGGCGGGCATTGATCCGCGACAGCCTGCGGGCAAAGTTTCCAAACCGCGACTGACCAAGCTGGTGCAGGCGATCCGCAAGGTGCTGGCGGCGTCGATCAAGATGGGCGGCACGACGCTGCGCGATTTTGTGAACGAGAGCGGCGAGCCGGGTTACTTCAAGCAGACGCTGCGCGTGTATGACCGCGAGGGCGAGCCCTGCCGCGTGTGCGAGGCGCCGGTGAAGCGCATCGTGCAGGGGCAAAGGGCGACGTATTTCTGCCCGAAGTGCCAGAAGTGA
- the sufU gene encoding Fe-S cluster assembly sulfur transfer protein SufU, whose amino-acid sequence MLSDDLRDLYQQVILDHSRNPRNRGEIPPPCLHAHGDNPSCGDEIDVWVKVKDDGSIEDLKFTGQGCAISQASASMMTQKIKGKSKTEAAAVREDFRRVVMGDGAPANEDALGELILLEGVQKFPQRVKCAMLAWRALEQALEEK is encoded by the coding sequence ATGCTTTCCGACGACCTTCGAGATCTCTACCAGCAGGTGATCCTGGATCACTCCCGCAATCCGCGCAATCGCGGTGAAATCCCGCCGCCCTGCCTGCACGCCCACGGGGACAACCCCTCCTGCGGCGACGAGATCGACGTGTGGGTGAAAGTGAAGGACGACGGCAGCATCGAAGACCTCAAATTCACCGGCCAGGGCTGCGCCATCAGCCAGGCCAGCGCGTCGATGATGACGCAGAAGATCAAGGGCAAGTCCAAGACCGAAGCCGCCGCCGTCCGCGAAGACTTCCGCCGCGTCGTCATGGGAGATGGTGCCCCCGCCAACGAAGACGCCCTCGGCGAACTCATCCTCCTCGAAGGCGTGCAGAAATTCCCCCAGCGCGTGAAGTGCGCCATGCTGGCGTGGCGCGCACTGGAGCAGGCGCTGGAGGAGAAGTAG
- a CDS encoding AAA family ATPase — protein MSDAPADFRALFNQLKTEMQKAIVGYDELLTDVLVAIFSGGHVLLEGVPGLGKTYLVRTLSQVVGLEPGRVQCTPDLMPADILGTHIVGEDEKGRRTLRYEKGPVFKNLLLVDEINRATPKTQAALLEVMQERCVTTGGERHAVPEPFLVLATQNPMEMEGTYPLPEAQLDRFMFKIKVPFPDLDALVEISRRTTGFTEPKLATLTDGPKLIALQQQLSKIPVADPVAHYASRLVLGSHPEQPDALPEVKRYVSYGASPRGLQSLIRGARVWAAIQGATAVSTDDIRAIAHVALRHRIILNFEGEAGQVKVDDIITKLLDQVKTPAQQAA, from the coding sequence ATGTCAGACGCTCCTGCCGACTTCCGCGCCCTCTTCAACCAGCTCAAGACCGAGATGCAGAAAGCCATCGTCGGGTATGACGAACTGCTCACGGATGTGCTGGTGGCCATCTTCTCCGGCGGGCATGTGCTGCTGGAGGGCGTGCCCGGCCTGGGAAAGACCTACCTCGTGCGCACGCTCTCGCAGGTGGTCGGTCTGGAGCCTGGCCGTGTGCAGTGCACCCCGGACCTCATGCCTGCGGACATTCTCGGCACCCACATTGTGGGCGAGGATGAGAAAGGCCGCCGCACCCTGCGCTATGAGAAGGGGCCGGTGTTTAAAAACCTGCTGCTGGTGGACGAAATCAACCGCGCCACCCCCAAGACCCAGGCCGCGCTGCTGGAGGTGATGCAGGAGCGCTGCGTCACTACCGGTGGCGAGCGCCACGCGGTGCCCGAGCCCTTCCTCGTGCTGGCCACGCAGAACCCCATGGAAATGGAAGGCACCTACCCGCTGCCCGAGGCGCAGCTGGACCGCTTCATGTTCAAGATCAAGGTGCCGTTCCCGGACTTGGACGCACTGGTGGAAATCTCCCGCCGCACCACCGGCTTTACCGAGCCCAAGCTGGCCACGCTCACCGACGGGCCAAAGCTCATCGCACTGCAGCAGCAGCTTTCCAAAATCCCGGTGGCCGATCCCGTGGCGCACTACGCCTCCCGCCTCGTGCTCGGCAGCCATCCCGAGCAGCCAGATGCGCTGCCCGAGGTGAAGCGCTACGTCTCCTACGGAGCCAGCCCGCGTGGTCTGCAGTCGCTCATTCGTGGTGCCCGTGTGTGGGCCGCCATTCAGGGAGCTACGGCGGTGTCCACCGATGACATCCGCGCCATCGCCCACGTGGCCCTGCGCCACCGCATCATCCTCAACTTTGAAGGCGAAGCCGGTCAGGTGAAGGTGGACGACATCATCACCAAGCTTTTGGATCAGGTGAAGACACCCGCGCAGCAGGCGGCGTGA
- a CDS encoding toll/interleukin-1 receptor domain-containing protein yields the protein MPDDSIPAKIEEGPEQSRVLVLCISAKAFGSDWAQLEPSTFRFRDPLNN from the coding sequence ATGCCCGACGACAGCATCCCCGCCAAGATTGAGGAAGGCCCGGAGCAGTCGCGCGTGCTGGTGCTCTGCATCTCCGCGAAGGCCTTCGGCTCCGACTGGGCACAGTTGGAGCCCAGCACCTTCCGCTTCCGTGACCCGCTGAACAACTGA